In Necator americanus strain Aroian chromosome IV, whole genome shotgun sequence, the following proteins share a genomic window:
- a CDS encoding hypothetical protein (NECATOR_CHRIV.G14584.T2), producing MPEGNKESMTAKTRLAMSLPGQPQRATLSNLLRHLHAPFAAFYETVSDRHIMSDGNSTPSTAAMLMKGRPSEVVIENRLRFFASMMRRSTDCLVLVVMRTSNSNWKRLPPYRSKKLWTKE from the exons ATGCCAGAGGGGAACAAGGAATCTATGACAGCAAAAACCCGTCTCGCAATGTCGCTGCCAGGTCAACCTCAACGCGCCACTCTGTCCAACCTCCTGCGACATCTGCATGCACCGTTTGCAGCCTTCTACGAAACAGTCAGCGATCGCCACATCATGAGTGACGGGAACAGTACACcatctactgcggcgatgctgatgaaaggaag gccttctgaagtagtcatagaaaaccgtcttcgcttctttgctAGCATGATGAGGAGATCGACTGATTGTCTTGTCCTGGTTGTCATGAGGACATCAAACTCAAACTGGAAAAGGCTTCCTCCTTATCGTTCAAAAAAGTTATGGACGAAGGAGTAA
- a CDS encoding hypothetical protein (NECATOR_CHRIV.G14584.T1) — protein sequence MPEGNKESMTAKTRLAMSLPGQPQRATLSNLLRHLHAPFAAFYETVSDRHIMSDGNSTPSTAAMLMKGRLPHFVPACKVSRFLEQWSRQKYYGVEEMNTEPGVLGLFHYILDALIRSPGHRHQINVAGEFRFCRRPTQSHVLSNSVSFFHSFISADAIAAKLLERCHQQNVDVIAADYQS from the exons ATGCCAGAGGGGAACAAGGAATCTATGACAGCAAAAACCCGTCTCGCAATGTCGCTGCCAGGTCAACCTCAACGCGCCACTCTGTCCAACCTCCTGCGACATCTGCATGCACCGTTTGCAGCCTTCTACGAAACAGTCAGCGATCGCCACATCATGAGTGACGGGAACAGTACACcatctactgcggcgatgctgatgaaaggaag ATTACCGCATTTTGTTCCTGCTTGCAAAGTGTCGAGGTTTTTGGAGCAGTGGTCAAGACAAAAATACTATGGTGTTGAAGAGATGAACACGGAGCCaggtgttcttggtctttttcactacattcttgatgctcttatacgctccccaggCCACCGAcaccagataaacgtagctggtgaaTTCAG attctgTCGAAGACCGACGCAATCACATGTTTTGTCGAACTCGGTCAGCttctttcattccttcatttcaGCTGATGCTATTGCTGCTAAGTTattagaacgatgtcatcagcaaaacgTAGATGTTATAGCTGCCGACTATCAATCTTAG